The following are from one region of the ANME-2 cluster archaeon genome:
- a CDS encoding DUF445 family protein, giving the protein MEYAPYLFPIIGCLIGYSTNYIAVKMLFRPHKPIGIGPFKIQGLLPKRRNDISESIAATVEDELISMKDLTKVLKALDLGPEIDKMVDGFFESSEYNGKSEILGRINTTINAYLHSRVKKSINANKDELISEFICEIERNVDFKDIIVKNIESYDLDQLEDIVLRVSSKELGYITIIGGVLGFLVGLIQMVFYLGK; this is encoded by the coding sequence ATGGAGTACGCCCCCTACCTTTTCCCTATCATCGGGTGCCTGATAGGATACTCAACCAATTATATCGCAGTAAAGATGCTCTTTCGGCCCCACAAGCCCATAGGCATCGGACCCTTCAAGATACAGGGTCTGCTCCCAAAGCGCAGGAACGATATTTCAGAAAGCATTGCTGCCACGGTAGAGGATGAACTGATCTCAATGAAAGACCTTACCAAGGTGCTAAAAGCACTTGACCTGGGGCCAGAGATAGATAAGATGGTGGACGGTTTTTTTGAATCATCCGAGTACAATGGAAAAAGCGAGATACTTGGCAGGATCAATACTACGATCAATGCTTACCTGCACTCCAGGGTCAAGAAGTCAATCAATGCCAATAAGGACGAACTGATAAGTGAGTTCATTTGTGAGATCGAAAGGAACGTGGACTTCAAGGACATCATAGTGAAGAACATAGAATCCTATGACCTTGACCAACTGGAGGACATAGTACTCAGGGTATCCTCAAAAGAACTGGGATACATCACCATTATTGGCGGTGTCCTGGGATTTCTGGTGGGCCTTATCCAGATGGTCTTTTACCTTGGAAAATAA
- a CDS encoding endonuclease, whose amino-acid sequence MRLIYEKLLSVLGHQHWWPADTPFEVVVGALLTQQTRWSNVEQAISNLKSHSLLDSDRLACADTLKLEELVRCTGFYRQKARRLKNLARYFSLHGDAMYDRPVQDLRKDLLELDGVGEETADSIILYAINKPKFVIDAYTRRILGCLGLSGSYRSLQEMFESELKHDTEMFKEYHALIVEYGKQYCGKNRCDECVLVEK is encoded by the coding sequence ATGCGTCTGATATATGAAAAACTGCTATCTGTACTTGGACACCAGCACTGGTGGCCGGCCGATACACCCTTTGAAGTGGTAGTTGGAGCACTACTGACCCAGCAGACCCGGTGGAGTAATGTAGAACAAGCTATCTCAAACCTGAAATCACATTCCCTGTTGGATTCAGACAGGCTTGCCTGTGCAGATACCCTAAAACTCGAAGAACTGGTCAGGTGTACAGGCTTCTACCGCCAGAAGGCCAGGCGGCTCAAGAACCTGGCCCGATATTTTTCCTTGCATGGTGATGCCATGTACGACAGGCCTGTGCAAGACCTGCGAAAGGACCTGCTTGAACTTGATGGTGTGGGGGAGGAGACCGCTGACAGCATTATACTTTATGCTATTAACAAGCCCAAGTTCGTGATCGATGCCTATACCCGCAGGATACTGGGATGCCTGGGTTTAAGTGGCAGCTACCGTTCGCTCCAGGAGATGTTTGAGTCGGAACTTAAACACGATACTGAGATGTTCAAAGAATACCATGCCCTGATAGTGGAATATGGTAAACAGTATT